A single region of the Massilia sp. erpn genome encodes:
- a CDS encoding branched-chain amino acid aminotransferase: protein MYLTYFNGAWSEGNAPLFGAMDHSVWLGSSVFDGARSIRGHMADLRLHLQRVIYSAERLGLSCPLSVDEMEQLVREGVAKFPADAELYIRPLVFGTDGLLIPVAEKSAFALTLFDAPMPAFTGFSACLSELRRPDAAMAPTDAKASSLYANTTRALRAAKERGYDNAVVCDSEGHVAEFATANIFFVTPAGQVVTPVPNGTFLSGITRGRVIALLKEGGIMVEERSVKPEELNSAVEIFNTGNFGKVTPCIRYEGRDLPVGPIATKARELYMAYSDAN, encoded by the coding sequence ATGTATCTGACCTATTTCAACGGCGCCTGGAGCGAAGGCAACGCCCCCTTGTTCGGCGCGATGGACCACAGCGTATGGCTGGGCTCCTCGGTATTTGACGGCGCGCGCTCGATCCGTGGCCATATGGCCGATCTGCGCCTGCACCTGCAGCGCGTGATCTACTCGGCCGAGCGTCTCGGCCTGAGCTGCCCGCTCAGCGTCGACGAGATGGAGCAGCTGGTGCGCGAAGGCGTCGCCAAATTCCCGGCCGACGCCGAGCTGTATATCCGTCCGCTGGTGTTCGGCACCGACGGCCTGCTGATTCCCGTAGCCGAGAAGAGCGCCTTCGCCCTGACCCTGTTCGATGCGCCGATGCCGGCGTTCACCGGCTTCAGCGCCTGCCTGTCCGAGCTGCGCCGTCCCGACGCCGCCATGGCGCCGACCGACGCCAAAGCGTCCTCGCTGTACGCCAACACCACGCGCGCCCTGCGTGCTGCCAAGGAACGCGGCTACGATAACGCTGTCGTGTGCGACAGCGAAGGCCACGTCGCCGAATTCGCCACCGCCAACATCTTCTTCGTCACGCCCGCCGGCCAGGTGGTGACGCCGGTGCCGAACGGCACTTTCCTCTCCGGCATTACGCGTGGCCGCGTCATCGCGCTGCTGAAAGAGGGCGGCATCATGGTCGAAGAGCGCAGCGTCAAGCCCGAGGAGCTGAACAGCGCCGTCGAAATCTTCAACACCGGCAACTTCGGCAAAGTCACGCCCTGCATCCGCTATGAAGGCCGCGACCTCCCGGTCGGCCCCATCGCCACCAAGG
- a CDS encoding porin — protein MNRRQIASLLLFWPLLADAQTPPQLQVYGVVDPRWDVLAPGRAYTTQSTALIDIDDPLHGGLAGAAVSLAGETTRPYENAIKYTARRRGWNASAIYSYGESNFSTPRQRAYGATLGYAGSLLNVRIAHQRKNNPLPDITGKSVPLELASRNTLVAANLHLGPALAYAAYGINRGMGAVPWDLSQPYGALAMATPSTDSRDMMLGLALQRGATTWMLSYIRKDDRDPTNLDARQIAFGMSYAMSKRTAWYAAYAQVRNENGQPAAIGRANSGLRFGLRHAF, from the coding sequence ATGAATCGCAGGCAGATTGCATCATTGCTGTTGTTCTGGCCGCTGCTGGCGGACGCGCAGACGCCGCCGCAGCTTCAAGTCTATGGCGTCGTCGATCCGCGCTGGGATGTGCTGGCGCCGGGGCGCGCCTACACGACGCAGTCGACTGCGCTGATCGATATCGACGATCCGCTGCACGGTGGCCTGGCCGGCGCCGCCGTCAGTCTGGCGGGCGAAACCACGCGGCCCTATGAAAATGCGATCAAGTACACGGCGCGCCGGCGCGGCTGGAATGCCAGCGCGATTTACAGCTATGGCGAAAGCAATTTCAGCACACCGCGCCAGCGCGCCTATGGCGCCACGCTCGGCTATGCCGGCTCGCTGCTCAATGTGCGCATCGCGCACCAGCGCAAGAACAATCCCCTGCCCGACATCACCGGCAAGAGCGTGCCGCTGGAGCTGGCCTCGCGCAACACCCTGGTCGCCGCCAATCTGCATCTCGGGCCGGCGCTGGCGTATGCCGCGTATGGCATCAACCGTGGCATGGGCGCCGTGCCCTGGGATCTGAGCCAGCCGTATGGCGCGCTGGCCATGGCCACGCCGTCGACCGACAGCCGCGACATGATGCTCGGGCTGGCGCTGCAGCGCGGCGCGACGACCTGGATGCTGTCCTATATCCGCAAGGACGACCGCGATCCCACCAATCTCGATGCGCGCCAGATCGCCTTCGGCATGAGCTATGCGATGTCGAAGCGCACCGCCTGGTATGCCGCCTATGCCCAGGTGCGCAATGAGAACGGCCAGCCGGCCGCCATTGGCCGCGCCAACAGCGGCTTGCGCTTCGGCCTGCGCCACGCATTCTGA
- a CDS encoding site-specific recombinase: MLEILQQIQTDTLSIAPLVELVEALRPSRPGNHIRATNNVRNLLRLLQEEPALAQSLGDYVLRLLQQRRHASLYSEVGVLSNDGFFTELKRRVSYRMLPPALGDEYLSDALDQIFYKQSDHEWIAAVPASDWLALFNTIFSTHPGGGKLMLPGMLEAIRTLSYRVCAIGLEPKLTNFHTDMEVFESPFVMQNKEVLVYLDSYEAWLSGAANHVEDARHLLVMLDQCDAVIGKIRRKALAQGTSIALTYLLVTLTQSIDRLRKLLFLVDMSGDLPSAPSIDLDAVAAQAMPERATHGPAAKRRAAALALALELIEAHNNKYTVRDLFTDNINLLARNVTENASRTGEHYIAENRRELGGMFMSASGAGVIVGFMALFKILMSYLRAAPLVEAFLFSMNYSLGFIFIHLLHFTVATKQPAMTASRIAAGLQSKDGRNIDLESMAELINKVLRTQITAVLGNLATAIPTAWLIAAGYQLITGHHLVTPEKAMHLLHDIDPFGSLALFYAMIAGVCLFLSGLISGYYDNQALYTRWAQRIAQLRGLAAVLGRERTQRLGVYMENNLGSLMGNFYFGIMLGTMGALGLLLGLPIDIRHVTFSAANFATAMVGLDHNVSWQLVLTSIAGFLSIGTVNLLVSFGLALWVALRARGVRFTHGIQLLQALFRRFRKAPLHFFIGSKEN, translated from the coding sequence ATGTTAGAAATTCTCCAACAAATCCAGACAGACACCCTCAGCATCGCCCCCCTGGTCGAGCTGGTGGAAGCGCTGCGCCCGAGCCGTCCCGGCAACCACATCCGCGCCACCAATAATGTGCGCAATCTGCTGCGTCTGCTGCAGGAAGAACCCGCGCTGGCGCAATCCCTGGGCGACTATGTGCTGCGCCTGTTGCAGCAGCGCCGCCACGCCAGCCTGTACAGCGAAGTGGGCGTGCTGTCCAACGATGGCTTCTTCACCGAGCTCAAACGCCGTGTCTCTTACCGCATGCTGCCGCCGGCCCTGGGCGACGAATACCTGAGCGACGCCCTCGACCAGATCTTCTACAAACAAAGCGACCACGAGTGGATCGCCGCCGTCCCCGCCTCCGACTGGCTGGCCCTGTTCAACACCATCTTCAGCACCCACCCCGGCGGCGGCAAACTGATGCTGCCCGGCATGCTCGAAGCCATCCGCACCCTGAGCTACCGCGTCTGCGCCATCGGCCTGGAACCGAAGCTGACCAACTTCCATACCGATATGGAAGTCTTCGAATCTCCCTTTGTCATGCAGAATAAGGAGGTGCTGGTCTATCTGGATAGCTACGAAGCCTGGCTGTCCGGCGCCGCCAACCATGTCGAAGATGCGCGCCATCTACTGGTGATGCTGGACCAGTGCGACGCCGTGATCGGCAAGATCCGGCGCAAGGCCCTGGCCCAGGGCACCAGCATCGCCCTCACCTATCTGCTGGTGACGCTGACACAGAGCATAGACCGGCTGCGCAAGCTTTTGTTCCTGGTCGATATGTCCGGCGACCTGCCGTCCGCACCCAGCATCGACCTGGATGCTGTGGCGGCGCAGGCCATGCCGGAACGCGCCACGCACGGCCCGGCCGCCAAGCGGCGCGCCGCCGCCCTGGCCCTGGCGCTGGAACTGATCGAAGCGCACAACAACAAGTACACCGTGCGCGACCTGTTCACCGACAATATCAATCTGCTGGCGCGCAATGTGACGGAGAACGCCAGCCGCACCGGCGAGCATTACATCGCCGAGAACCGGCGTGAACTGGGCGGCATGTTCATGTCGGCCTCCGGCGCCGGCGTCATCGTCGGCTTCATGGCCCTGTTCAAGATCCTGATGTCCTATCTGCGCGCGGCGCCGCTGGTGGAAGCCTTCCTGTTCAGCATGAATTATTCGCTCGGCTTCATCTTCATCCACCTGCTGCATTTCACGGTGGCGACCAAGCAGCCGGCCATGACGGCCTCGCGCATCGCGGCCGGCCTGCAAAGCAAGGATGGCCGCAACATCGACCTGGAAAGCATGGCGGAACTGATCAACAAGGTGCTGCGCACCCAGATCACGGCGGTGCTGGGCAATCTGGCCACGGCCATTCCCACCGCCTGGCTGATCGCCGCCGGCTACCAGCTGATCACCGGCCACCACCTGGTGACGCCGGAGAAAGCCATGCACCTGCTGCACGATATCGATCCCTTCGGCAGCCTGGCCCTGTTCTACGCCATGATTGCCGGCGTCTGCCTCTTCCTCTCGGGCCTGATCTCGGGCTATTACGATAACCAGGCCCTGTACACGCGCTGGGCGCAGCGCATTGCCCAGCTGCGCGGCCTGGCGGCCGTGCTGGGACGCGAACGCACCCAGCGCCTGGGCGTGTATATGGAAAACAATCTGGGCAGCCTGATGGGCAATTTCTACTTCGGCATCATGCTCGGCACCATGGGCGCGCTGGGTCTGCTGCTCGGTCTGCCCATCGATATCCGCCACGTGACGTTCTCGGCCGCCAACTTTGCGACAGCCATGGTCGGCCTGGATCACAATGTGAGCTGGCAACTGGTGTTGACTTCCATCGCGGGCTTCCTCAGCATCGGCACGGTGAACCTGCTGGTCAGCTTTGGTCTGGCATTGTGGGTGGCACTGCGCGCGCGCGGCGTGCGCTTCACGCACGGCATCCAGCTGCTGCAAGCCCTGTTCCGGCGCTTCCGCAAGGCGCCGCTCCACTTCTTCATAGGCAGCAAGGAGAACTAG
- the cls gene encoding cardiolipin synthase has product MIDRSARHALALTLTAWCLLACASLPEVSKTQLKADAAEVPAVATPKGVLPKQSSEALLKKRWPKSTLDLQARAALEEAATGVPLIAGNKVQLLFDGPQTMAEMMKAIAAATNHINFETYIFDQDELGEKFASLLIEKQRQGVTVNVIYDSVGTIGVPQAFFDRMKAAGVALIAFNPVNPAKLRGNGWKVNNRDHRKVLIVDGKVGFTGGINISDTYARSSPFRSRARATDQSEVGWRDTHVRIEGPAVAALQWMFVESWAEQDADDLRDAAYFPTPVVAGDKIVRVLGSKPGGQFEIYKALLLAIKEAKKSIHITCAYFVPDEQTLRALGAAAQRGVEVQLVLPSVSDAGLVTQAGRAAYTPLLEAGVKIHELKLAVLHAKTAVVDGLWSTVGSTNIDTRSFLHNHEVNVIVMGDAFGGEMEKAFQEDLRNSKEVTLTEWRQRPFSARLKEWLARLWDYWL; this is encoded by the coding sequence GTGATCGACCGAAGCGCAAGGCATGCTCTGGCACTCACCCTCACCGCCTGGTGCCTGCTGGCCTGCGCTTCGCTGCCCGAGGTCAGCAAGACCCAGCTCAAGGCCGATGCGGCCGAGGTTCCCGCCGTCGCCACGCCCAAGGGCGTGCTGCCGAAGCAAAGCAGCGAGGCCCTGCTGAAAAAGCGCTGGCCGAAATCGACGCTGGACTTGCAGGCGCGCGCCGCGCTGGAAGAGGCGGCCACCGGCGTACCGCTGATCGCCGGCAATAAGGTGCAGCTGCTGTTCGATGGTCCGCAGACCATGGCGGAAATGATGAAGGCCATCGCCGCCGCCACCAACCATATCAATTTCGAAACCTATATCTTCGACCAGGACGAGCTGGGCGAAAAATTCGCCAGCCTGCTGATCGAAAAGCAGCGCCAGGGCGTGACGGTGAATGTGATCTACGACAGCGTCGGCACGATCGGCGTGCCGCAGGCCTTCTTCGACCGCATGAAAGCGGCGGGTGTGGCGCTGATCGCCTTCAACCCGGTCAATCCCGCCAAGCTGCGCGGCAATGGCTGGAAGGTCAACAACCGCGATCACCGCAAGGTCCTGATTGTTGACGGCAAGGTCGGCTTCACGGGCGGCATCAATATCAGCGACACCTATGCGCGCAGCTCGCCCTTCCGCTCCAGGGCGCGCGCCACCGACCAGTCCGAGGTCGGCTGGCGCGACACCCATGTGCGCATCGAAGGACCGGCTGTCGCCGCGCTGCAGTGGATGTTCGTCGAAAGCTGGGCCGAACAGGATGCCGACGATTTGCGCGATGCGGCCTACTTCCCCACGCCGGTGGTGGCCGGCGACAAGATCGTGCGCGTGCTGGGCAGCAAACCGGGCGGCCAATTCGAGATTTACAAAGCCCTGCTGCTGGCGATCAAGGAAGCCAAGAAATCCATCCACATCACCTGCGCCTACTTCGTGCCGGATGAGCAGACCTTGCGCGCCCTGGGCGCTGCCGCGCAACGCGGCGTCGAGGTGCAATTGGTGCTGCCCAGCGTTTCCGATGCCGGTCTGGTGACCCAGGCGGGACGGGCCGCCTACACCCCGCTGCTGGAAGCGGGCGTCAAAATCCATGAGTTGAAGCTGGCGGTGCTGCACGCCAAGACGGCCGTCGTCGACGGCCTGTGGTCGACGGTCGGTTCGACCAATATCGACACCCGCAGCTTCCTCCACAATCATGAGGTGAATGTGATCGTGATGGGCGACGCCTTCGGCGGCGAGATGGAAAAGGCCTTCCAGGAAGACTTGCGCAATTCGAAGGAAGTCACCCTGACCGAATGGCGCCAGCGCCCCTTCTCGGCGCGGTTGAAGGAATGGCTGGCACGCCTCTGGGATTACTGGCTGTAG
- a CDS encoding Atg14 domain-containing protein: MADHPPPPLLDSPPQGAEDPDINTRLTRVEVVVQDVIGRMDRMQAVMDNGFAEIRTDHRQLRVGFDELRRETTAALESQRKDMLAALEAQRKDMTSALDAQRKEMTAALDSQRREVSAAIDVQRKEVTAAIDKIRDDNLSAMRLTFTTMAGILLALLGKVLNIY; encoded by the coding sequence ATGGCCGACCACCCACCGCCGCCCTTGCTTGACAGTCCGCCGCAAGGGGCAGAAGATCCCGACATCAATACCCGCCTTACCCGCGTGGAGGTTGTCGTGCAGGACGTTATTGGAAGAATGGACCGCATGCAGGCCGTCATGGACAACGGCTTCGCTGAAATCCGCACCGACCACCGCCAGCTGCGAGTCGGCTTCGACGAGCTGCGCCGCGAAACAACGGCCGCGCTCGAAAGCCAGCGCAAAGATATGCTTGCGGCGCTGGAGGCCCAGCGCAAGGATATGACTTCCGCCCTGGATGCACAGCGCAAGGAGATGACAGCAGCCCTCGACTCCCAGCGCAGGGAAGTAAGCGCTGCCATTGATGTCCAACGCAAGGAAGTCACTGCCGCCATCGACAAGATCCGCGACGATAATCTGAGCGCCATGCGCCTGACCTTCACCACCATGGCGGGGATCCTGCTTGCACTGCTGGGCAAGGTGCTCAACATCTACTGA
- a CDS encoding LysR family transcriptional regulator, with protein MLRLDDLEVFVRTADAGSLSAAARLLDISPAMASAALKRLEQALQLRLLARTTRSLRLTEEGEHYLRHAREALRLLKEGHGTLTQGKEPRGLLKISVTSDFGRNQLLEWLDQFQAQYPAVAYQLSVSDRLADMYRQPVDIAIRTGPQEDSGLVAMPLAQSRRVLVASPAYIARHGRLGSLEELRQHNCLRFAVNEVIHERWSFRLPGRGDTVTIPVSGNRSADDADVVRRWAVAGQGIAYKSRLDVTADIRAGRLQVLLPEIEGEEVPLFLVCMHRSQVTSTVICLRDFLRAQCERFSASA; from the coding sequence TTGCTGCGCCTTGATGATCTGGAAGTCTTTGTACGCACGGCCGATGCCGGCAGCCTGTCGGCGGCGGCGCGATTGCTCGATATCTCGCCAGCCATGGCCAGCGCGGCGCTCAAGCGCCTGGAGCAGGCTTTGCAGTTGCGCCTGCTGGCGCGCACCACGCGCTCCTTGCGATTGACGGAAGAGGGCGAGCATTATCTGCGCCATGCGCGCGAGGCGCTGCGCCTGCTGAAAGAAGGGCATGGCACGCTGACCCAGGGCAAGGAGCCGCGCGGCTTGCTGAAAATTTCAGTGACGTCGGACTTTGGCCGCAACCAGCTGCTTGAATGGCTGGACCAGTTCCAGGCCCAGTATCCGGCCGTGGCCTATCAGCTCAGTGTCAGCGACCGGCTGGCCGATATGTACCGGCAGCCAGTGGATATCGCCATCCGCACCGGGCCGCAGGAAGATTCCGGCCTGGTGGCGATGCCGCTGGCGCAGAGCCGGCGGGTGCTGGTGGCTTCGCCTGCCTATATCGCCCGGCATGGCAGGCTGGGCAGCCTTGAGGAGCTGCGCCAGCACAATTGCCTGCGCTTTGCCGTCAATGAGGTGATCCATGAACGCTGGAGTTTCCGCCTGCCGGGACGGGGCGATACCGTCACCATCCCTGTCAGCGGCAACCGCAGTGCCGACGATGCCGACGTGGTGCGGCGCTGGGCCGTGGCAGGCCAGGGAATTGCTTACAAGTCACGCTTGGACGTGACCGCCGACATCCGAGCCGGGCGCTTGCAGGTGCTCTTGCCGGAAATAGAGGGTGAAGAGGTGCCGCTATTTCTGGTGTGTATGCACCGCTCGCAGGTCACGTCCACCGTGATCTGTCTGCGCGACTTCTTGCGCGCACAATGTGAACGGTTCAGCGCTTCGGCGTGA
- a CDS encoding zinc-binding alcohol dehydrogenase family protein: protein MKAIAYRASLPISDDKALLDVELPAPIASGRDLLVEVKAISVNPVDTKIRRNVAPPAGELKVIGWDAVGIVKAVGPEASLFRPGDEVWYAGALNRPGANSELHLVDERIAGHKPRKLSFAQAAALPLTAITAWELLFERLEASRDRSLSGKSILITGAAGGVGSILLQLARQLTGLTVIGTASRAESASWVSELGAHHVLDHSKPLQEEFQRLGLPPVDYVASLNQSDTHFPALAELIAPQGKLALIDDPEHLDVRLLKRKSVSLHWEFMFTRSLFATDDMQKQHQILNDVAQLIDSGVLKTTLGEHFGQINAANLKRAHALLESQRATGKIVLEGF, encoded by the coding sequence ATGAAAGCCATTGCCTACCGTGCCAGCCTGCCCATCAGCGACGACAAGGCCCTGCTCGATGTGGAGCTGCCCGCCCCCATCGCCAGCGGCCGCGACCTGCTGGTGGAAGTGAAAGCCATTTCCGTCAACCCGGTCGACACCAAGATCCGCCGCAATGTGGCGCCGCCCGCCGGCGAACTGAAAGTCATCGGATGGGATGCCGTCGGCATCGTCAAAGCCGTGGGGCCGGAAGCCAGTCTGTTCCGCCCCGGCGATGAAGTCTGGTATGCCGGCGCCCTCAACCGTCCCGGCGCGAATAGCGAGCTGCACCTGGTCGACGAGCGCATCGCCGGCCATAAGCCGCGCAAGCTCAGCTTCGCACAGGCGGCCGCCCTGCCCTTGACCGCCATCACCGCCTGGGAACTGTTGTTTGAACGCCTGGAAGCGAGCCGCGACCGCAGCCTGAGCGGCAAGTCCATTCTGATTACGGGCGCGGCGGGCGGCGTCGGTTCGATTCTGCTGCAGCTGGCGCGCCAGCTCACGGGACTGACCGTGATCGGCACCGCCTCGCGTGCCGAATCGGCAAGCTGGGTCAGTGAGCTGGGCGCCCACCATGTGCTCGACCATAGCAAGCCGCTGCAGGAAGAATTTCAGCGTTTGGGCCTGCCGCCGGTGGACTATGTCGCCAGCCTGAACCAGAGCGATACCCATTTCCCCGCCTTGGCGGAGCTGATCGCACCACAAGGCAAGCTGGCCCTGATCGATGATCCCGAGCATCTCGATGTGCGCCTGCTCAAGCGCAAGAGCGTGTCCCTGCACTGGGAATTCATGTTCACGCGCTCGCTGTTCGCCACGGACGATATGCAGAAGCAGCACCAGATACTCAACGACGTGGCTCAGCTGATCGACAGCGGCGTGTTGAAAACCACGCTGGGCGAGCACTTCGGCCAGATCAATGCCGCCAACCTGAAGCGCGCCCACGCCCTGCTGGAGAGCCAGCGCGCGACCGGAAAGATTGTGCTGGAAGGGTTCTGA
- a CDS encoding isocitrate lyase/phosphoenolpyruvate mutase family protein: protein MKNNQFDSQFHALHTDGLLMLPNCWDAGSARLAAASGARALATSSAAVAWSHGYADGGQLPADLLLSTVSGIQRRSGLPLSIDIEDGYADDPERVAALVGAVIDAGAVGINIEDGAQAPELLVRKIAAVRRVADQRGVKLFINARCDVFLRQLLEPQQRVQETARRAQLYRDAGADGLFAPFISAEDEIRALAAATPLPLNVLAVPGLPAPQRLLELGARRLSAGSALSESMFACVQRSMQHFMRSGEPYAADLPKLDYGQLNGLMQDDGHN from the coding sequence ATGAAAAACAATCAATTCGATAGCCAGTTCCACGCCCTGCACACCGACGGGCTGCTGATGCTGCCCAATTGCTGGGACGCTGGCAGCGCCCGGCTGGCAGCGGCCAGCGGTGCGCGCGCCCTGGCCACCAGCAGCGCCGCCGTGGCCTGGAGCCATGGTTATGCTGACGGCGGCCAGTTGCCGGCCGATCTTCTGCTGAGCACGGTGAGCGGGATTCAGCGCCGCAGCGGCCTGCCGCTCAGCATCGATATCGAAGACGGCTATGCCGATGATCCCGAACGCGTAGCCGCCCTGGTCGGCGCCGTGATCGACGCTGGCGCCGTCGGCATCAATATCGAAGATGGGGCGCAAGCACCCGAACTACTGGTGCGCAAGATCGCCGCCGTGCGGCGCGTGGCCGACCAGCGCGGCGTCAAGCTCTTCATCAACGCCCGCTGCGACGTCTTCCTGCGCCAGTTGCTGGAACCCCAGCAGCGCGTGCAGGAGACCGCGCGCCGCGCCCAGCTGTACCGCGATGCCGGCGCCGATGGCCTGTTCGCTCCTTTCATCAGCGCCGAAGACGAGATCCGCGCCCTGGCCGCCGCCACGCCCCTGCCGCTGAATGTGCTGGCAGTGCCGGGCCTGCCTGCGCCCCAGCGCCTGCTGGAGCTGGGCGCCCGCCGCCTGAGTGCGGGATCGGCCCTGTCGGAATCGATGTTCGCCTGCGTGCAGCGTTCCATGCAGCACTTCATGCGCAGCGGCGAACCCTATGCGGCGGACTTGCCCAAGCTCGACTATGGCCAATTAAACGGCCTGATGCAGGACGACGGCCACAACTGA